A single genomic interval of Musa acuminata AAA Group cultivar baxijiao chromosome BXJ3-4, Cavendish_Baxijiao_AAA, whole genome shotgun sequence harbors:
- the LOC135635961 gene encoding uncharacterized protein LOC135635961, translating to MEVFYYVVFGGLAAVAAVMELSKTSKDRIATSSAFNAFKNNYCLVYSLMMAGDWMQGPYVYYLYSQYGFDKGDIGRLFIAGFGSSMLFGTIVGSLADKRGRKRACITYCITYILSCITKHSPQYKVLLLGRILGGIATSLLFSAFESWLVAEHNKRGFDPQWLSVTFSKAIFLGNGLIAIVSGLFANLLADNLGFGPVAPFDAAACLLGIGMAIILSSWSENYGDPSNSKDLITQFKGAAVAIAADEIIALLGAIQSLFEGSMYTFVFLWTPALSPNDEDIPHGFIFATLMLSSMLGSSIASRLMVRSTLRVEFYMQIVFAVSAFTLLLPLISNFFVAPTVKGGSISFSGCVQLLGFCVFEACIGIFWPSMMKMRSQYIPEESRSTIMNFFRIPLNIFVCIILYNVNAFPISIMFGMCSIFLFMASVLQRRLMVVAETHKSKPHDWTTLKEKDSESDMLSIQI from the exons aTGGAGGTGTTCTACTACGTGGTGTTCGGCGGGCTCGCCGCAGTGGCGGCGGTGATGGAGCTGAGCAAGACGAGCAAGGACCGGATCGCCACCTCCTCCGCATTCAATGCCTTCAAGAACAACTACTGCCTCGTCTATTCCCTCATGATGG CCGGTGATTGGATGCAGGGTCCTTACGTCTACTATCTCTACAGTCAGTATGGCTTCGACAAGGGAGACATCGGGCGGCTCTTCATTGCAGGATTTGGATCTTCTATGCTGTTCGGGACGATCGTTGGATCTTTGGCTGACAAACG CGGTCGGAAGAGGGCCTGCATCACCTACTGCATAACCTACATTCTAAGTTGCATCACGAAGCATTCTCCACAATACAAAGTCTTGCTGTTGGGTCGAATACTGGGAGGGATTGCTACGTCGCTGCTCTTCTCGGCTTTCGAGTCATGGCTTGTTGCAGAGCATAACAAG AGAGGTTTTGATCCACAGTGGTTATCAGTGACTTTCTCAAAGGCTATATTTCTTGGCAATGGTCTTATCGCCATTGTTTCTGGACTTTTTGCCAATTTATTGGCTGATAACTTAGGATTTGGTCCCGTGGCTCCATTTGATGCTGCTGCATGCTTACTTGGCATAGGCATGGCCATCATCTTGTCATCATGGAGTGAAAACTATGGAGACCCTTCTAATAGCAAGGACTTGATTACACAGTTCAAGGGTGCTGCTGTGGCCATTGCTGCTG ATGAGATAATTGCTTTGCTGGGTGCAATACAATCACTTTTTGAAGGTTCTATGTACACCTTTGTGTTCTTGTGGACTCCTGCTTTGAGCCCAAATGATGAGGATATACCTCATGGCTTTATTTTTGCCACGCTTATGTTGTCTTCAATGTTGGGAAGCTCCATAGCTTCTAGGCTAATGGTCCGTTCCACTCTTAGAGTCGAATTTTATATGCAGATTGTCTTTGCAGTCTCTGCCTTCACTCTACTGCTTCCCCTCATATCTAAC TTCTTTGTAGCTCCTACCGTGAAAGGTGGCAGCATATCTTTTAGTGGTTGTGTCCAACTTCTTGGTTTCTGTGTCTTCGAGGCCTGTATTGGCATATTTTGGCCATCAATGATGAAGATGAGATCCCAATACATTCCTGAGGAGTCCAGGAGCACAATTATGAACTTCTTTCGCATCCCCCTCAACATTTTTGTGTGTATCATACTCTATAAC GTAAATGCTTTCCCAATCAGTATCATGTTTGGGATGTGCTCTATTTTCCTTTTCATGGCCTCGGTCTTGCAAAGGCGGCTCATGGTGGTTGCTGAGACCCACAAATCAA AGCCACATGATTGGACAACTCTGAAGGAGAAGGATAGTGAATCAGACATGCTGAGTATCCAGATCTAG